CTGGACTTGGAATCCCACAATGCTCTTCTCTACATGCAGCCTTTTAAGCTGCAGCCATAACTGTACCATGTCTTTGGAAACCCTGATCCTTGGCATTCTCTCTAGGAGCTGCTGAGAGGGATTTTCTGCTCTGCCAGGTGCCATGCTCACAAAGAGCCCCAACTTCAAGTCAAACCTCAGGAAACCTCCAGGGAGGGTAGCAATAAAGTGACCAAAGCTCCTGAGGAAACAGATGCGCACAGCAGCTTCATCCTGGGAGCTGAGAGGCAGTGGGTCCTGCTCAACAGTCACTCTCTCCCAGGAAAATGGTAGCTTAGGATATTGGCACCAGGCAAGGTCCTCAGGGAGTGGTGGGAATCTGGGCATGGTAGGGCCTTGGCAACTCTGCAAAAAATTCTGAAGATGAGGTGACAGTCCCAGGCCTGGTTTCTGAAGGTCTACCACTGAGGGAAGCAAGTTCAGCAACACAGACAGATGATCCCACAGGCTGAGTGGACCAAGCCAGCATGAGCTGAGGAGGCCATGGTTGGTTTGAAGCCAACTCAGCATCACCTTAATGGTGGGCAGCAAGCCCTCTGCAGAGAGGATCTGCAATTTCTGGTGTAGGATTTGAGGCTGGTGGGTGGTGGTGTCCTGCCACAGGGAGTACCCAGGAGGATATTCTGTCTCTGGAGTATCTTTGGCATTGTCCTCTAGATCTGTGGTATCACCCAAGTCAGGGTTAGGATCAGGCAAAGGCATCAGGAGGCCTCCTCTGTCAACATCAGACAAAGATAAGCCATGTTTTCCTTGAAACTTTTGGCTCAGAGAATTTGGGAGGTTGGTAAAGAAAGTTGTTTTCAAGAAATCAAGGAGACTCCAAGGAGACCTGTGTGTCCTTGACTTACCCTGTGCCTGGGTGTGTCTGCTTTGGGAATTAGCTTCACTTTTCTGCACTGCTTCTAGATTTCCGCCACCATTCTCTTCCTCATCTGTTGTATCTGAATAAGAAGTGCCATTGCTAATTTCTGAGGGGACTTGAGAACTTACAGACATATTTTCATCTTCATCTGTCTCATCTGAGTCACAGAAGCTACCAAAGATGGCTTCTGAAGGGTAACCCTCACAGGAAGCAGAGGACAACCTGGGGCTCTTCTGAAATTTGCTGAGGGGCCCATCACAGGAGGCTAAGTTGACCTGCAGCATAATCTTTTGCTCCTGACTTCTATCACTGGGACTGGTCACCACAGAGGGAGTTAGCCTGCCTTTCTGAAATTCAGCCAGGATTCTTGTGTTGACATGCTGAATTACATGTGAGAAGAGCTTCAAAGTGAAGATAACAGCTGGCCTGTGCTGCCTTGAGCCGGTTTTCCTCAGGCTGTGCACACTCATGAGGCAAAGAACCACCATGTGGAAGATGAGGAGGTCAGGGAGAAATAAGTAGCCACTTGGGGGTTTTCCCTCTGAGCAGGCCTGAATCTGGTCAGATGGGCATGGTCGGTAGAAAAGACAGAGATGGAAGTCATCCAAAACTAGCTGACAAAGGGCCATCAACCTAGTGCCTCTGAATTTCTGCTGAGGTTGCAAGAGACTCTGAAGGTAAAGAAAGCTAACCAGCAGCCTTTTGTTATCCCAACACTGTCTCTGGTGATGAGACAACTTCTTGCCCTGGTACCTCCTTAGATGGACGTACCGTTTTCGGGCCTGCTCATACAGTCGCTTGAGGTTCCATGCTGCCCCTTTAAAAGGCACCTCTGAGTGGAGACAACGCTGGTAGAAGTATGTCGCTTCCACATCATAGTACTTACTTCCTACCAGAGCTCCCAGCTGGTTGAAGGGCATTCCCATGTGAGGGGCCACTGACAGGGCTCTATAATAACACTTTTCTGCCAAATCCACGGTGCCCAGACCTAGGAACTCATTCTGATAGCGGAACAAGTCTCCCAGGTAAAGCAGGCAGCGATGACAAGCCATGCGTGCCCAGGATGCCTCCTCCTTTGAAGCAGGCCCTAGCTTCTTGCAACCAATCAAGTGGATGGCTCTGTGAGGCCAGTCAATACAGCTTTGTAACCTCAACCCATAGTGGCTTTGGAGGAACAGGAAGAGATGTTCATAGAACACGAGGCCTCTATTCAGGTGATCCCGCAAGGGGCCCTCCCAGGGTTGGAAG
This is a stretch of genomic DNA from Suncus etruscus isolate mSunEtr1 chromosome 5, mSunEtr1.pri.cur, whole genome shotgun sequence. It encodes these proteins:
- the LOC126008715 gene encoding nonsense-mediated mRNA decay factor SMG5-like, with the translated sequence MGKRFHSHLEIGKSIITLIIGLLYQPHENNSAKSIRDFSEFKFISEHLHNLQYTCRPTTFTDCFVPGNELPSQQPYQQAHFSIVHKGSSPMERGQAEVLKARLLYRDVCLAAQHLDSFLQKRNAHQEVFKPHVLALRATFHQVCIKLMFLYPVGYGRKAEELLWRKMYADVAMLFLRTKRKHTGTFQPWEGPLRDHLNRGLVFYEHLFLFLQSHYGLRLQSCIDWPHRAIHLIGCKKLGPASKEEASWARMACHRCLLYLGDLFRYQNEFLGLGTVDLAEKCYYRALSVAPHMGMPFNQLGALVGSKYYDVEATYFYQRCLHSEVPFKGAAWNLKRLYEQARKRYVHLRRYQGKKLSHHQRQCWDNKRLLVSFLYLQSLLQPQQKFRGTRLMALCQLVLDDFHLCLFYRPCPSDQIQACSEGKPPSGYLFLPDLLIFHMVVLCLMSVHSLRKTGSRQHRPAVIFTLKLFSHVIQHVNTRILAEFQKGRLTPSVVTSPSDRSQEQKIMLQVNLASCDGPLSKFQKSPRLSSASCEGYPSEAIFGSFCDSDETDEDENMSVSSQVPSEISNGTSYSDTTDEEENGGGNLEAVQKSEANSQSRHTQAQGKSRTHRSPWSLLDFLKTTFFTNLPNSLSQKFQGKHGLSLSDVDRGGLLMPLPDPNPDLGDTTDLEDNAKDTPETEYPPGYSLWQDTTTHQPQILHQKLQILSAEGLLPTIKVMLSWLQTNHGLLSSCWLGPLSLWDHLSVLLNLLPSVVDLQKPGLGLSPHLQNFLQSCQGPTMPRFPPLPEDLAWCQYPKLPFSWERVTVEQDPLPLSSQDEAAVRICFLRSFGHFIATLPGGFLRFDLKLGLFVSMAPGRAENPSQQLLERMPRIRVSKDMVQLWLQLKRLHVEKSIVGFQVQSALTPYLFPDARALCKHLPVIQKLVTCGKFYLIIPKFVVDILYFLKKEDHRALAAITFLEDELKRGNQAILCQSFVAQRFVRPRMTIPDSDAWDLYNVLDFCKGLLNSSSLETKSPRSMVTIITGICLDNPRNFSYPLQMVLGTATEAGVEIKNVRHFHREWKAIS